From Rubrivirga sp. SAORIC476, a single genomic window includes:
- a CDS encoding helix-hairpin-helix domain-containing protein has translation MRVADRVVCRGGCGSGGETRSTNHATRLLSLAALLTLPAAAQVPADTLGTSTEAEAQFEALVEDDLAGDPTELLELLESLRADPLDVNTATAEELAQVPALGAVLGAAIVRYRAATGPFTSLPGLRQVDGVTADAYLDARPYLTIGPTLDTVARPASGFPAAPSLRTVLGNLRVTGTQRLQRRLDLGVGYEGPDSTRAYLGSPERIYTRVQATYRRQVSVNVTLEKDPGEPFRFDGATNTYGYDYQSAHVALLDAGRIDALVLGDFSAQFGQGLALWRASGFGKGPDATGGPLRSGRGIRPYGSVDENNFFRGAALSVGVVPGVYVSAFASRRALDASVFTPDTTDLGDPDLPPGAFDSVVTSLGADGLHRTDRELARKDALDETLVGGGAEYRITNGSVEGRAGVVATRSSFGTPLAAGSRPDELFDFAGTEATVVSAYADAKTRAGLAFGEVARGPTGGIGAVGGVGIDLGQGADLLVIGRSYSPETVSLHGYPFGERNGVGRNERGLYVGATVTPSRSWTVNAYVDQYRFPFLRFNVPRPSRGQEALLHVEHRPSRFARLTLQARTETRETAIDVPNTVPGSVVGGLAEQTRQTLRLQGEWDASRRLRLRTRVEGSRYLPPDPEVADPARGAADQFGSLIYQDARWRPLPWLRADARLTLFDTDGYDARLYAFENDLTGVFAIPALSGRGARVYVLLAATPAEGVTVQAKLATTWLRRVNRIGSGPNAVDGQRVSDLGLQVRVRM, from the coding sequence GTGCGTGTTGCGGATCGTGTGGTGTGCCGTGGGGGATGCGGGTCGGGCGGCGAGACACGGAGCACGAACCACGCGACGCGACTGCTCTCCCTCGCCGCGCTCCTCACGCTCCCCGCGGCGGCCCAGGTCCCCGCCGACACCCTCGGCACATCCACCGAGGCGGAGGCCCAGTTCGAGGCGCTCGTCGAGGACGACCTCGCCGGCGACCCCACCGAGCTGCTCGAACTCCTCGAATCACTCCGTGCCGACCCGCTCGACGTCAACACGGCGACGGCGGAGGAGCTGGCGCAGGTGCCCGCACTCGGCGCCGTGCTGGGGGCCGCCATCGTCCGCTACCGCGCCGCGACGGGCCCGTTCACGTCCCTCCCCGGCCTCCGCCAGGTCGACGGCGTCACGGCGGACGCCTACCTCGACGCACGCCCCTACCTCACCATCGGCCCGACGCTCGACACGGTCGCCCGGCCCGCCTCGGGCTTCCCAGCGGCCCCCTCGCTGCGGACCGTCCTCGGCAACCTCCGCGTCACGGGTACGCAGCGGCTCCAGCGGCGGCTGGACCTGGGCGTCGGGTACGAGGGGCCGGACTCGACGCGCGCCTACCTGGGCTCCCCGGAGCGCATCTACACGCGCGTCCAGGCCACGTACCGGCGGCAGGTGTCGGTCAACGTAACCCTCGAAAAGGACCCCGGCGAGCCGTTCCGCTTCGACGGCGCCACCAACACCTACGGCTACGATTACCAGAGCGCCCACGTCGCCCTGCTCGACGCCGGCCGCATCGACGCGCTCGTCCTCGGCGACTTCTCGGCCCAGTTCGGGCAAGGGCTCGCGCTGTGGCGAGCGTCGGGCTTCGGCAAGGGGCCGGACGCGACCGGCGGGCCACTCCGCAGCGGGCGCGGCATCCGCCCCTACGGCTCCGTCGACGAGAACAACTTCTTCCGCGGCGCGGCGCTGTCGGTGGGCGTGGTGCCGGGCGTCTACGTGTCGGCCTTCGCCAGCCGCCGCGCGCTCGACGCGAGCGTGTTCACGCCCGACACCACCGACCTCGGCGACCCCGACCTCCCGCCCGGTGCCTTCGACAGCGTCGTCACCAGCCTCGGCGCCGACGGCCTCCACCGGACCGACCGCGAGCTGGCCCGCAAGGACGCGCTCGACGAGACGCTCGTCGGCGGCGGGGCCGAGTATCGGATCACCAACGGGAGCGTCGAGGGCCGCGCGGGCGTCGTCGCGACGCGGTCGTCGTTCGGGACGCCCCTCGCAGCGGGCAGCCGGCCGGACGAGCTGTTCGACTTCGCGGGCACCGAGGCGACCGTCGTGAGCGCCTACGCGGACGCCAAGACGCGCGCCGGGCTGGCCTTCGGCGAGGTCGCCCGCGGGCCGACCGGCGGCATCGGGGCCGTCGGCGGCGTCGGCATCGACCTCGGCCAGGGCGCAGACCTGCTCGTCATCGGGCGGAGCTACTCGCCGGAGACCGTCAGCCTTCACGGCTACCCGTTCGGCGAGCGCAACGGCGTCGGGCGCAACGAGCGCGGGCTGTACGTCGGCGCCACCGTCACGCCGTCGCGGTCGTGGACCGTCAACGCCTACGTCGACCAGTACCGCTTCCCGTTCCTCCGCTTCAACGTGCCGCGGCCGAGCCGGGGGCAGGAGGCGCTGCTGCACGTCGAGCACCGCCCGAGCCGCTTCGCCCGCCTCACCCTCCAGGCGCGGACCGAGACGCGGGAGACGGCCATCGACGTGCCCAACACGGTGCCGGGCTCGGTCGTCGGCGGGCTGGCCGAGCAGACCCGCCAGACGCTCCGACTCCAGGGCGAGTGGGACGCCAGCCGCCGCCTCCGCCTGCGGACCCGCGTGGAGGGCTCCCGCTACCTCCCCCCGGATCCCGAGGTCGCAGATCCCGCTCGCGGGGCGGCCGACCAGTTCGGCTCGCTGATCTACCAGGACGCCCGCTGGCGCCCCCTCCCCTGGCTCCGCGCCGACGCCCGCCTGACGCTCTTCGACACCGACGGGTACGACGCGCGCCTCTACGCCTTCGAGAACGACCTCACGGGCGTCTTCGCCATCCCGGCGCTCTCGGGCCGCGGCGCCCGCGTCTACGTCCTGCTCGCCGCCACGCCCGCCGAGGGCGTGACCGTCCAGGCCAAGCTGGCCACGACGTGGTTGCGCCGCGTCAACCGCATCGGATCGGGGCCGAACGCCGTCGACGGCCAGCGGGTGTCCGACCTCGGCCTGCAGGTGCGCGTCCGCATGTGA